One Anolis carolinensis isolate JA03-04 chromosome 4, rAnoCar3.1.pri, whole genome shotgun sequence DNA window includes the following coding sequences:
- the eloc gene encoding elongin-C, with amino-acid sequence MDGEEKTYGGCEGPDAMYVKLISSDGHEFIVKREHALTSGTIKAMLSGPGQFAENETNEVNFREIPSHVLSKVCMYFTYKVRYTNSSTEIPEFPIAPEIALELLMAANFLDC; translated from the exons ATGG ATGGAGAAGAGAAAACATATGGCGGGTGTGAAGGCCCTGATGCTATGTATGTGAAACTGATATCCTCTGATGGTCATGAATTCATTGTTAAACGAGAACATGCACTCACATCAGGAACAATAAAAGCTATGTTAAGTGGCCCAG GACAATttgctgaaaatgaaacaaatgaagTAAATTTTAGAGAGATTCCTTCCCATGTCCTATCAAAAGTATGCATGTATTTCACCTACAAGGTTCGCTACACTAACAGCTCCACAGAGATCCCAGAATTTCCTATTGCACCTGAAATTGCGCTGGAATTGCTGATGGCTGCAAACTTCCTAGATTGTTAA
- the ube2w gene encoding ubiquitin-conjugating enzyme E2 W isoform X1: MASMQKRLQKELLALQNDPPPGMTLNEKSVQNSITQWIVDMEGAPGTLYEGEKFQLLFKFSSRYPFDSPQVIFTGENIPVHPHVYSNGHICLSILTEDWSPALSVQSVCLSIISMLSSCKEKRRPPDNSFYVRTCNKNPKKTKWWYHDDTC; the protein is encoded by the exons ATGGCGTCTATGCAG AAGAGGCTACAGAAAGAGTTATTGGCATTGCAGAATGACCCACCACCAGGAATGACCTTGAATGAAAAAAGTGTTCAAAATTCAATTACGCA GTGGATTGTAGACATGGAAGGTGCTCCTGGAACACTATATGAAGGGGAGAAATTTCAGCTGCTGTTTAAATTCAGTAGTCGCTATCCATTTGACTCTCCTCAG gtTATATTTACAGGTGAAAATATTCCTGTTCATCCTCATGTTTATAGCAATGGTCATATCTGTTTATCAATTCTAACAGAAGACTGGTCTCCAGCTCTTTCAGTGCAATCAGTTTGTCTTAGCATTATTAGCATGCTTTCCAGCTGCAAAGAAAAG AGACGACCACCAGATAATTCATTTTATGTAAGAACGTGTAACAAGAATCCAAAGAAGACAAAATGGTGGTATCATG
- the ube2w gene encoding ubiquitin-conjugating enzyme E2 W isoform X2, which produces MASMQRLQKELLALQNDPPPGMTLNEKSVQNSITQWIVDMEGAPGTLYEGEKFQLLFKFSSRYPFDSPQVIFTGENIPVHPHVYSNGHICLSILTEDWSPALSVQSVCLSIISMLSSCKEKRRPPDNSFYVRTCNKNPKKTKWWYHDDTC; this is translated from the exons ATGGCGTCTATGCAG AGGCTACAGAAAGAGTTATTGGCATTGCAGAATGACCCACCACCAGGAATGACCTTGAATGAAAAAAGTGTTCAAAATTCAATTACGCA GTGGATTGTAGACATGGAAGGTGCTCCTGGAACACTATATGAAGGGGAGAAATTTCAGCTGCTGTTTAAATTCAGTAGTCGCTATCCATTTGACTCTCCTCAG gtTATATTTACAGGTGAAAATATTCCTGTTCATCCTCATGTTTATAGCAATGGTCATATCTGTTTATCAATTCTAACAGAAGACTGGTCTCCAGCTCTTTCAGTGCAATCAGTTTGTCTTAGCATTATTAGCATGCTTTCCAGCTGCAAAGAAAAG AGACGACCACCAGATAATTCATTTTATGTAAGAACGTGTAACAAGAATCCAAAGAAGACAAAATGGTGGTATCATG